The Hymenobacter swuensis DY53 genome includes the window AGCAGGCTCCGCGACGCGTAGGGTTCGTAAAATTGGCCGCAGCCGGTATTTTGGCTACTTTTCGCAATCAACAGGAATTGCGCCGCCGGCAAAGGTAAAAGGTATTGAGTATTGCGTACCGGGTAATGAGACATTGTTTCAGCGGCCGGTATTCCGGCACCGACTCAGTACTTTGTACTCAGTCCTCACTACTACATCATGCCCTACAAAGACCGCGAAATCGAGAAGCAGTACTTCACCATCGGCGAGGTGGCGGCCCAGTTCAACGTGGCCCCGTCGCTGATCCGGTTCTGGGAGACGGAGTTTGAGGAGTTGCGGCCGCGCAAAAGCAAGAAGGGCAACCGCCTCTACACGCCCCAGGACGTGGATATTTTCCGCACAATTTACCACCTGGTGAAGGAGCGCGGCTATACCATCCCCGGCGCCCGCGATATGCTCAAGCAGAAAGGCCCCCAGCTCAAGGAAAAAATCGACGTCATCCAGAGCCTGGAGAAAATCCGCAAGTTCATGGTGACGATGAAGAAGGAGCTGGATGCTATTGGGAAGGCGCAGCAGTAGGATCAATTAACATAATGAATGTCAATTATTTATGCTACTTAATAAATTGATTTACAGCGAAAAACACGTCAATCAATTCATTACAACAATTTGGTTAGTCAGCTTAGTACTTGTACTGCTAACCACATTCACTCCGCTAGAATTTAACCCGATTCAGCTAACCTATCTACCCAGATGGGGCCTTTGGTTCTTGGTCATCCCAGCTACACAGTGGCTCAGGACATCTACCAGGATTTTGCCGTGGCTCTGGAAATCTATACCCTGGCTGCTTTGGGTGCCGCTTTTAGCCCTCCAATTGGCATATTCTATCAAGTCATACATTCGTTATCCTACCTATAATGTCTTCAGGAATATTCGCTATATGCTTCTCATCTTCGAGGATGTGTTTGCCGCCCAGTTACGCACTCCGTATTACTTCTACACTTGGCATACAAATACTATCCATTACCGTTGGGGGAGTCGGATTGTAGCTCAGCAGCTACTTGATACCCCATGGGGCGGCGAGCCACGACGGGTTATTATCACCCCGCTTTTGCCAGGCCTTCAGTGGAGTCAACCTATAGCTGATGATCTGCTGTTGCATGCTCCATGGCAGCCTGTAGATACTGCTTCTGTGAAATAGCATAGAAACTTAATTGACTGCTACATCAGACTTATGCCTCAGATTAACAGTGCCAACGATACTCTGCTCCACGAAGTCGCCCTGACGCTGTTCCCCAACATCGGGCCGCAGCTGACGCGGCAGCTGATGAGCTACGGGGGCTCGGCGAGGAACGTGCTGCACCTGCCGCCGGGTAAGCTGCTCAAGATTCCGGGCGTGGGGCCGGCTACAGCGGCCATTCTCACCGGTGCAGGACGCGGCAACGCGTTGCGGCAGGCCGAGGCCAGTCTGCGCCGGGCGGAGAAGGACGGCGTGCAACTGCTGTTTTACACCAGCAAGCAGTTTCCGGCCCGCCTCAGACAGATTCCCGACGCTCCTGCCCTGCTCTACTACCAAGGTACCGCCGACCTCAACCAACCTAAAACCCTGGCCATCGTAGGCACCCGCCAGGCCACCGACTACGGCCGCGAGCAAACCGAGCGGATCATCAAGGGCATCATACCACACAAGCCACTCATCGTCAGCGGACTGGCCTACGGCATCGATATTGCCGCTCACCGTGCCGCGTTGCAGGAAGGACTGGAAACCGTGGGCATCATGGCTACCGGCTTGGATGTGCTCTACCCGGCCGTGCACCGTAAAACCGCCGAAAAGATGCTCGCCCAGGGCGGCCTGCTCACCGAATTTTCCTTCGGCACCCAGCCCGACAAGTACAACTTCCCGTCGAGGAATAGAATTATTGCGGGCCTCTCAGACGGCACCGTGGTGGTGGAAGCCGCTAAAAAAGGCGGCGCGCTTATCACTGCCGACCTGGCCCTGGACTACGACCGGGACGTGCTGGCTGTGCCCGGCCCACTGGGTTCGGCGGCTTCCGAAGGCTGCCACGACCTCATCAAGGCCAACCGCGCCGCCCTGTACTCCGAGCCTGCCGACATCGAGCAGCTTCTCAACTGGGACTTGGTCCTGCACCTAACCGGCAAGCCCAAAAGCCCTACTATCTACGACCCGCTGGACTTTACGCCAGAAGAGTTGCAACTGCTACTGGTGCTACAGGCTGCCCCCAACCGCGAGGAACACCTCGATACGCTGGCCTGGAAAGCGCAGCAGCCAGTGCATCAGGTGGCTTCTCTCCTGCTGGGGCTGGAGTTCCGCAGCATCCTGAAGGCCCTGCCGGGCAAACGGTTTGGGCTGTTGTAGGGTATAAAATAGTAGCGTAAAATCGTGGAACGCAAAAATGTTCCACGGGGAACCTTGTGTCTTCATCCTTACCTTTCAGGCCAGAAACGCAAGGTATCAGCGTCTTATCGGTGCAGAAAAAATCTGCTCTTTTCTGGCTGGTCAGCTATTCCGACAGCCCAGCACTCAATCGTTTCGGTCCTTGGTTACGGATACCTCTGCTTTCTTTGCAGCTATGCTAGTGCTCTACAATGGCGAATTGCTGCCGGCCGATACGGTGCGCCTGCCGCTGCCCAACCGGGGCCTGTACTTCAACGACGGCTTTTTCGAGACGCTTGTGTGGGAGCCGGCCGGCCTGCGCTACCTCCCCTATCACGTAGCGCGCATGCAGCGGGCCGCCACCGCCCTGAGCCTGGAATTACCGGCCACCCTGGCTTCAGCCGCGGCCCTTACGGCCACCGTGCAGCAGTTAATCGGCACTGCCCCGGAGCCGGTACAGCGGCTCCGGCTGCAGCTGTGGCGTAGCGGCGGCGGCCTTTACGCTCCTGCCACCACGCAACCCGACTGGCTGTTGACCACGCAGCCTTTCGCCGCGGTGGAAACGCCCGTTCTGCAGTGCGACTTCGCAACGACGGTACGCACGCACTCCTCATCGGTGTCGTTCTGCAAAGGGCCCAATGCCCTCCTCTACGTACTGGCGGCGCAGGAGCGGCAGCGGCGCAGGCTGGACGAGGTGATACTGCTCTCGCATGAGGGCTACGTGGCCGAAACGGTAGCCGCCGCTCTGGGTTGGATTCGGCAAAAGACCATCTACGCGCCGACTGAGGCCGCGGGTGGCGTGGCCGGGACGCGCCTGGCGCATCTGCGAACTACGGCCGCTGCGTTGGGGCTGCTCTGGCGCGAAGGCCTATATGAGCCGGACGAGCTTCTGCGGGCAGAAGCCGTATTCACCGCCAACGTGGCCGGAGTTCGGGCGGTTCAGCAAATAGGCACCGTGGAGTTTCACTCCGCTACCCACCCCCTGCTGCGGCGGTTATGCCTGGCGGAGGCAACCACCCCCGGGGGCTAACGGCCGCTCCTGGTGCGGCGTTCGGGTTTCTTGCCGGATCAGCCCACCAGGGCTACCACCGCGGGACGGTTGCGCAACTGAAACCAGCTCTCAAAAAACTCAGTTAAATCCTCCTCCGTTACCCCATTTTCCCGCAACACCGCTTCCCGGTCGCAATGCATGGCGTCGAGCGTGTACAGCGCAATCCAGGTACGGTGCTGCCGGCTCAACCCGGAGGGCGCTGAAGAAAACGAGGTGGACATAACGAAATAGCGTATGCGAAAGGTTCAAGGCATGCCTTTAGCTACGCAACCGCTTCAACGTCCGGATTTTATCATTATTTCGTTAGCCCCCAATTTCCCAAAAAGGTTTTTTCTACCCGTGGTGAAGAGGGCTACTAAGCCGCATTTGTTGCCAGCTTTCCCAATAGTCAAGCAAGTCTTTTTCGGTTACGTTGTTCTGCATTAGTACCTGATTGCGGTCAACGTCCGCATTTTGCAGGGAGTACAGCGCAATCCAGGCGCGGTGCTGACGGGAAAGGCTGGTACGGGACCGGCTAAGCCCGGAATGCGTTGAGAAGTGAACCATGACCTACCTACGGACTTATTCCTATTCCTAGATTTTTATTCTCATTATGAATTGAAAAAATCCTGTATTCTTGGTATCAACCACTTGCTGTAAAGCACGCACTCCATCATGATTATCCCCTTAAGCCTCCTTATCCGCCAAACTATTTCTTCAAATAATTATAAATTCATCTACATTCATTTGACTAGCATGCTCATATCTTTCTCCGATACCTTCGGCTGTTTTGCCCGCACGAAGCCCCTGGCTGGCTGGGGCATCCGCGCGGGAGTCTGGGTGTGCCTGCTGGCAGGGCTGCCGGCCACTGCCCAGACACGGCTGCTCCAGGGCCGCACCGTGGATACCCGCCAGCAGCCCGTGCCCTTTGCCACCGTAGCCGTGCCTGGCACCACTCTGGGCACCGCGGCCGACGCGGAAGGCCATTTCCGGCTGGTGGTGCCCGATGCCCTGCGCCCCACGGCCCGGGTAGTGGCCTCGGCAGTAGGCTACCAGCCGGCCGAGGCCCCGGCCGGCAGCTTCGGCACGGCGGAGCGGCCGCTGCTGCTTCCTGACCGACCGGTCAGTCTCCAGGAGGTGGTTATCCGGCCGGGGCGGGAGTTGGTGACGGTGGGCCCGTTGCGCGAGGGCCAGCGGCTCACCTCCGAGCTCTACAACGCCGGCAACCTCATCAGCCCGACGGGCCGCCGGGAAGCGGGCAGTTTGGTGTCGGTGCCGGCCTCTTGTCAACTGCGGGACTTCAACTTTCAGGTGGCGTTTAATACGTTCCGGGAGGTGCGCGTGCGGCTGCGGCTGTACCGGGTGGCGCAGGGCCGCCCCACCACCGAGCTGGTACCGGACGGCATTCCGGTGGTGGTAAGCCAGAAGCGCGGTTGGGTAAGCGTGGACCTGCGGGACTACCAGCTGCAGTGCGCGGCGGAAGAGTCAGTAGCAGCCACCCTGCACTGGGAGCGGGATACCACCACGGCCTTGCACCGGCACGGCTTCGTGCTGGCCGCCCGCACCGGCCGCCGGCTGCAGTACCTGAGCCGCGCCGCGCCGGATGCGCCCTGGGAGCTAACCAAAGGCAGTGCCCCGGTCTGCTACTTTACGGCTTCGGCGGCAGCCACGGGCCAGCCGCCGGCCGCCCCTGCCCCGCCGCGCCCGGCCACCGACGGGGCCGCAGACGAGCCCAGCCCGTTGTTTCGGATGATGCGGGCCGCCCGGTTTCCGCACCGCTCCTCCCGACACTACGGCGACAGTACCGCCCGGGGCAGCACCGTGCCGGTGGCCGGGGCCCGCCTCTACTACGAAACCTACGGTCAGGGCGAACCGCTGCTGCTGCTGCACGGCTACGGCCAGTCCATAGGGGCCTAGCATTTGCAAATTACGGAGCTGGCGAAGCACTTCCGGGTACTGGCCGTGGATACGCGCGGCCACGGCCGCAGCCTCGACGAAACCAACCCGGAGCTGACCTACGACCTGCTGGCCGAGGACGTGCGCCAGCTGCTGGACCATTTGCAGGTGCGCCGGGTGCGCGTGCTGGGCTGGAGCGACGGGGAGACGCAAAATGTTGCGTCTCTACACGGCCACGGGGGCTTTGATGGCGGGCCAGGGGTCGTAATTTTCCAGGGTAAAGTCCTCGTACTGGAAGGCGAAGATGTCCTGCACGGCCGGGTTCAGGCGCATGGTGGGCAGCGGGCGGGGCTCCCGGGTGAGCTGCAGGCGGGCCTGTTCCAGGTGGTTGCTGTAGAGGTGGGTGTCGCCGCCGGTCCAGATGAACTCGCCGGGCTCCAGGCCGGTTACCTGCGCTATCATCAGCGTGAGCAGGGCGTAGCTGGCAATGTTGAAGGGCACGCCCAGAAACACATCGGCGGAGCGCTGGTAGAGCTGGCAGCTGAGGCGGCCGTCGGCGACGTAGAACTGAAACAAAGCGTGGCAGGGCGTCAGACGCATCAGCGGCAACTCGGCCACGTTCCAGGCCGACACCACCATGCGGCGCGAATCGGGCTGGGTGCGCAGCAGGTGTACCATCTGCGCAATCTGGTCGATACTCTGGCCGTCGGGCGTAGTCCAGCTGCGCCACTGCTTGCCGTAGATGGGGCCCAATTGGCCGTTTTCGTCGGCCCACTCGCGCCAGATGCTCACGCCCACGTCTTCCAACGACTGGTTGCTGGTGTCGCCGCGCAGAAACCACAGCAGCTCGTGGATGATGCTCTTCAGGTGGACTTTCTTGGTGGTCACCAGCGGGAAACCCTGCTGCAAATCAAACCGCATCTGGTAGCCGAACACCGACAGCGTGCCGGTGCCAGTGCGGTCGGTTTTGCGGGTGCCGTGGTCGAGGATGTGCTGGAGCAGGGTGTGGTACTGGTGCATAAGAGCGAATTGTAGCGGAAGCTTAGCTTGCGCCGAAGCGAACAAGCCGCCAAAAATAGAAAAAGCCGCCCGGTTCAGGCGGCTTTCCTCGTGAAATACTGGCCGGTTGGCCGGCGCGGCGCGCCTACCGCTTGCTGATTTTGTTGTGAGTGATACTACGCTGCTGGTTGCTTTTGAAGCCATCCACATCGTCGGAGCGAAGGGCGCGGTGCTTGGTGGCGCGCCCGCTCATGCGCGCCCGCCACATCCGAAACGAGGACGCCTTCATTTCGCGGCGCATCAGGGTAATGACGTCCTTTTCGGCTAAGCCAAACTGGGTTTCAATGGCCTCGAACGGCGTGCGGTCCTCCCAGCCCATTTCAATGATACGGTCAATGTCTTGAGGGGATAAAACGGCGGCTTGGGCAGGATTCTCGGACATGGGACGGCGGATTACGCCGGATGAATGCGCCCGGCACTTCTGCAACCGCTGGGCTTCGGGGGATGTTTCGGGGCACAACCGCCGCCGGCTGCTACTGCGGCGGCAGCACTTCGCGCCACTGGCCGCTTTCGGCGTAGTGCCTGACCACGCGCGCCCGCTCCGTCAGGAACTTCCGGAGGTAGCGTTTCAGCACCAGTGCATCCACCAATTGGCCCAGCCAGCCCAGCGGGGAGGCAAATTCGAATACGTCCCGCATCAGAGTACCAGCATCCTGTACCTGAAAATGGTGCTCATGGCGCATGCGTTTAAAAGCGCCCCGCTGCATTTCGTCGCAGAAATAGACCGGGGCCTCAAATGCTGTGACCTTGCTCGTCAGCGTCTTCCACACACCAAAATGCCGCGCCCGAAACGTGACGGAGTCGCCGAGCTGCAGCACGCCGCGGCGGACACCACCAATGATTTCCTCTTGGGTTTGGCTGGCCGAAATAGTGTGCAAATCCATGCTTAGCGCCAGCTGAAAACAGCGGGCCGCCGGGGCGTTGATGAACGTCAGAACTTCGATAGTGGGCACGTGCCGGAGTTTACAGGAATTGATATGTAATGGTCAGTTCCTCCGAGGCAGTTGTTCCAGGTTCAAAGCGTAGTTGGCGCAGCACTACGGCAACTTGCTGCACCATCTCATCCCGTCCTGTTGCTCCCACAGGTATGGTGTTTTTTGTCTCCTCTACATCACTTACCAGACCAGCCGCATTAATGGTCAATCGCATTGTAATTTTCCCTGCTACTTGGGCCCGCAACGCTTGTGCGGGGTAGCGGATGGTCTTTCTCAAATAGTCGTAATAGCTGTTGTCTTCGGGCAGTATCCTGTTTTCCTTAATGCGTTGCCCGATACCACGTTGCAAAAGGGGCATTCCACTAGCAGAAGCAACAATGCGTACCGAATCCCGGCGCAATGCCTGTAGCCGATTTATAGAATCTTGTCGGATTTTCGCTCGCATAGTCTGCGCCCCGCGTTGGGCAACAGTGGCTAGAGGCTTCGAGGGAGTCACCGGGCGCGCCTCCCATCGGTTGTACGTAGCCTGCGCCCGAGCTGAGCTTAAGCCAGCACCGAGTAGCAATGCCAAGCCACCCACAACCATCTTTTCGTAGCCCATATCGGATAGTTATTA containing:
- the dprA gene encoding DNA-processing protein DprA; amino-acid sequence: MPQINSANDTLLHEVALTLFPNIGPQLTRQLMSYGGSARNVLHLPPGKLLKIPGVGPATAAILTGAGRGNALRQAEASLRRAEKDGVQLLFYTSKQFPARLRQIPDAPALLYYQGTADLNQPKTLAIVGTRQATDYGREQTERIIKGIIPHKPLIVSGLAYGIDIAAHRAALQEGLETVGIMATGLDVLYPAVHRKTAEKMLAQGGLLTEFSFGTQPDKYNFPSRNRIIAGLSDGTVVVEAAKKGGALITADLALDYDRDVLAVPGPLGSAASEGCHDLIKANRAALYSEPADIEQLLNWDLVLHLTGKPKSPTIYDPLDFTPEELQLLLVLQAAPNREEHLDTLAWKAQQPVHQVASLLLGLEFRSILKALPGKRFGLL
- a CDS encoding MerR family transcriptional regulator: MPYKDREIEKQYFTIGEVAAQFNVAPSLIRFWETEFEELRPRKSKKGNRLYTPQDVDIFRTIYHLVKERGYTIPGARDMLKQKGPQLKEKIDVIQSLEKIRKFMVTMKKELDAIGKAQQ
- a CDS encoding thymidylate synthase, with translation MHQYHTLLQHILDHGTRKTDRTGTGTLSVFGYQMRFDLQQGFPLVTTKKVHLKSIIHELLWFLRGDTSNQSLEDVGVSIWREWADENGQLGPIYGKQWRSWTTPDGQSIDQIAQMVHLLRTQPDSRRMVVSAWNVAELPLMRLTPCHALFQFYVADGRLSCQLYQRSADVFLGVPFNIASYALLTLMIAQVTGLEPGEFIWTGGDTHLYSNHLEQARLQLTREPRPLPTMRLNPAVQDIFAFQYEDFTLENYDPWPAIKAPVAV
- a CDS encoding aminotransferase class IV; translation: MLVLYNGELLPADTVRLPLPNRGLYFNDGFFETLVWEPAGLRYLPYHVARMQRAATALSLELPATLASAAALTATVQQLIGTAPEPVQRLRLQLWRSGGGLYAPATTQPDWLLTTQPFAAVETPVLQCDFATTVRTHSSSVSFCKGPNALLYVLAAQERQRRRLDEVILLSHEGYVAETVAAALGWIRQKTIYAPTEAAGGVAGTRLAHLRTTAAALGLLWREGLYEPDELLRAEAVFTANVAGVRAVQQIGTVEFHSATHPLLRRLCLAEATTPGG
- a CDS encoding carboxypeptidase-like regulatory domain-containing protein; the protein is MLISFSDTFGCFARTKPLAGWGIRAGVWVCLLAGLPATAQTRLLQGRTVDTRQQPVPFATVAVPGTTLGTAADAEGHFRLVVPDALRPTARVVASAVGYQPAEAPAGSFGTAERPLLLPDRPVSLQEVVIRPGRELVTVGPLREGQRLTSELYNAGNLISPTGRREAGSLVSVPASCQLRDFNFQVAFNTFREVRVRLRLYRVAQGRPTTELVPDGIPVVVSQKRGWVSVDLRDYQLQCAAEESVAATLHWERDTTTALHRHGFVLAARTGRRLQYLSRAAPDAPWELTKGSAPVCYFTASAAATGQPPAAPAPPRPATDGAADEPSPLFRMMRAARFPHRSSRHYGDSTARGSTVPVAGARLYYETYGQGEPLLLLHGYGQSIGA
- a CDS encoding TIGR03643 family protein, which gives rise to MSENPAQAAVLSPQDIDRIIEMGWEDRTPFEAIETQFGLAEKDVITLMRREMKASSFRMWRARMSGRATKHRALRSDDVDGFKSNQQRSITHNKISKR
- a CDS encoding SRPBCC family protein → MPTIEVLTFINAPAARCFQLALSMDLHTISASQTQEEIIGGVRRGVLQLGDSVTFRARHFGVWKTLTSKVTAFEAPVYFCDEMQRGAFKRMRHEHHFQVQDAGTLMRDVFEFASPLGWLGQLVDALVLKRYLRKFLTERARVVRHYAESGQWREVLPPQ
- a CDS encoding energy transducer TonB — protein: MPLLQRGIGQRIKENRILPEDNSYYDYLRKTIRYPAQALRAQVAGKITMRLTINAAGLVSDVEETKNTIPVGATGRDEMVQQVAVVLRQLRFEPGTTASEELTITYQFL